A single genomic interval of Blastocatellia bacterium harbors:
- a CDS encoding kelch repeat-containing protein, whose amino-acid sequence MTNRVKRSLLLPLLIGLLACTSAGHLHNPAMADGAITLAAGMSEARSGHTATLLPSGDVLIAGGMNGNDKYFANCEIYSPAASRFTAAPSMSTTRVGHTATLLANGKVLIAGGYNGDYLQSAELYDPQTRQFTPTGRLTMPRSEQVAVRLNNGKVLLIGGVSTGYSFLASAEIYDPATGRFTPTGHLTTAREGHTATLLKDGKVLVTGGHKDRREAMTVYASAEVYDPARGVFTATGNLTIPRHKHAAALLSDGRVLIVGGSDQRDRRGQYDSAELYDAESGTFKAAGHMQEPRYKIVSAIATLKDGRVLIAGGAEHAEVYDPAARTFRAVGGQFDTAHFFAAATLLQDGRVLITGGYNDHGTASERVWTYQAGG is encoded by the coding sequence ATGACGAACAGGGTAAAACGCAGTCTATTGCTTCCTTTGCTGATTGGCTTGCTCGCTTGCACGAGCGCCGGTCATTTGCACAATCCTGCCATGGCTGACGGAGCGATCACGCTCGCCGCCGGCATGAGCGAGGCGCGCTCAGGCCACACCGCAACGCTGTTGCCGAGCGGTGATGTGCTGATCGCCGGCGGCATGAACGGCAACGATAAATACTTCGCCAATTGTGAAATCTATTCGCCGGCAGCCAGCCGCTTCACTGCCGCCCCGAGCATGAGCACGACGCGCGTCGGCCACACGGCGACGCTGCTCGCAAACGGCAAAGTCTTGATTGCCGGCGGCTACAATGGCGACTACCTTCAGAGCGCCGAACTTTACGACCCGCAGACGCGCCAGTTCACGCCGACCGGGCGACTGACCATGCCGCGCAGCGAGCAAGTGGCCGTGCGCCTCAACAATGGCAAGGTGCTGCTCATCGGCGGCGTCAGCACGGGGTATTCCTTCCTAGCCAGCGCCGAGATTTATGACCCGGCGACCGGCCGCTTCACACCCACCGGCCATCTGACGACGGCGCGCGAAGGCCACACTGCCACCTTGCTCAAGGATGGCAAAGTACTCGTCACCGGCGGCCATAAAGACCGCCGCGAGGCGATGACGGTTTATGCGAGCGCCGAAGTCTACGACCCGGCGCGTGGTGTTTTTACAGCGACCGGCAACCTGACGATCCCCCGACATAAACACGCCGCGGCGTTATTGTCGGACGGTCGTGTGCTGATCGTCGGCGGCTCGGATCAGCGTGATCGGCGCGGCCAGTATGACAGCGCCGAGTTGTACGACGCGGAGAGCGGCACATTCAAAGCCGCGGGCCACATGCAGGAGCCGCGCTACAAGATCGTCAGCGCCATTGCCACGCTGAAAGATGGCAGAGTCTTGATTGCCGGCGGCGCCGAGCATGCGGAAGTGTATGATCCGGCGGCCCGGACGTTTCGCGCTGTCGGCGGCCAGTTCGATACGGCACACTTCTTTGCCGCGGCGACCTTGCTACAAGATGGGCGAGTGCTCATCACCGGCGGCTATAACGATCACGGTACGGCGAGCGAGCGTGTCTGGACATATCAGGCAGGCGGGTAG
- the recG gene encoding ATP-dependent DNA helicase RecG, giving the protein MLKLRTPLYELHLHEIPRLAIKTAQKIAVGIAAASDTGNPLHVTIEDLLHYLPMRYEDRSDLKHVRDLEHGMYATIEVEVRVAGTYPVKGGKLRIFEFSAVDETGQVRAYWWNQAYLQNSFPKGRRVLLYGQWKRSRRGFFEVENPDYEFVSEDDDAETIHTGRRVPVYRKLGDIRAKQLRSILYHVIERLDFSEIEETLPQEIISRDHLIPRADAIRQIHFPADDAPLDLYNRFASPAHERLIFEEFFWLGLAMGLRRQGREASPKGTVIEVNDRVRDAVRAILPFKPTGAQKRVLREIVDDMASQKPMNRLVQGDVGSGKTIVAIQAAIVAIENGYQSALMVPTEILAEQHARNARRILASVPYRVELLTGSLATARKRELHTAIEAGEVDLVIGTHALIQEGVNFHKLGLVVIDEQHRFGVLQRAELINRGYNPDVLVMTATPIPRSLAMTVYGDLDLSIIDEMPPGRKSIITKVRGESARTKIYHFLDTIIRQGQQVYIVYPLVEESEKLDLLNASQMAEHLQTAVFPNFRVGLIHGRMKQEEKDAVMNDFRRGAIHLLVATTVIEVGVDVPNASVMIIEHAERFGLSQLHQLRGRVGRGDEQAYCILLAGDKRTAEARERLQIMEETSDGFKVAEKDLELRGPGEVMGTRQSGVPAFRVGNLVRDYKILELARREADYMLTTRRNTRETAQLVELVRRQPKFGLAAVG; this is encoded by the coding sequence TTGCTCAAGCTGCGAACGCCGCTCTACGAACTTCATCTACACGAGATTCCGCGCCTGGCGATCAAGACGGCGCAGAAGATTGCTGTCGGCATCGCCGCGGCGAGCGATACCGGCAACCCGCTGCACGTGACCATCGAAGACTTGCTGCATTACCTGCCGATGCGCTACGAAGACCGCTCGGACCTCAAGCATGTGCGCGACCTTGAACACGGCATGTACGCGACCATCGAAGTCGAAGTGCGGGTCGCCGGCACCTACCCGGTGAAAGGCGGTAAGCTGCGCATCTTCGAGTTCTCCGCGGTAGACGAGACCGGGCAGGTGCGGGCTTACTGGTGGAATCAGGCTTACCTGCAAAACTCGTTTCCGAAAGGCCGCCGCGTCCTGCTCTACGGCCAGTGGAAGCGCAGCCGCCGCGGCTTCTTTGAAGTCGAGAATCCCGATTACGAATTCGTCAGCGAAGACGACGACGCGGAGACGATTCACACGGGTCGCCGCGTGCCGGTCTATCGCAAGCTCGGCGACATCCGCGCCAAGCAACTGCGCTCGATCCTCTATCACGTCATCGAGCGGCTGGATTTCTCGGAGATCGAAGAGACGCTGCCGCAGGAGATCATCAGCCGCGACCATTTGATTCCGCGCGCCGATGCCATTCGCCAGATACACTTCCCCGCCGACGACGCGCCGCTCGATCTATATAACCGCTTCGCGTCGCCGGCGCATGAGCGCTTGATCTTTGAAGAGTTCTTCTGGCTCGGCCTGGCAATGGGCCTCCGCCGACAGGGCCGCGAAGCCTCGCCCAAGGGCACCGTCATCGAAGTCAACGACCGCGTGCGCGACGCCGTGCGCGCCATTCTGCCGTTCAAGCCAACCGGCGCGCAGAAGCGTGTGCTGCGCGAGATCGTTGACGACATGGCGAGCCAGAAACCGATGAACCGGCTGGTGCAGGGCGATGTCGGCTCGGGCAAGACCATCGTCGCGATTCAAGCGGCCATCGTCGCCATCGAGAACGGCTATCAATCGGCGCTGATGGTGCCGACGGAAATCCTTGCCGAGCAACACGCGCGCAATGCCAGGCGCATACTCGCCAGTGTGCCGTATCGCGTCGAGCTGTTGACCGGCTCGCTCGCGACGGCGAGAAAGCGCGAGCTCCACACCGCCATCGAAGCCGGCGAAGTCGATCTGGTCATCGGCACCCACGCTCTGATTCAGGAAGGCGTCAACTTTCATAAGCTCGGACTGGTGGTCATTGACGAGCAGCACCGCTTCGGCGTGCTGCAACGCGCCGAGCTGATCAATCGCGGCTACAATCCCGACGTGCTGGTGATGACGGCAACGCCGATCCCAAGGTCGCTAGCGATGACGGTCTATGGCGACCTCGACCTATCGATCATTGACGAGATGCCGCCGGGCAGAAAATCGATCATCACCAAGGTTCGCGGCGAATCGGCGCGCACAAAAATTTATCACTTCCTCGACACCATCATCCGCCAGGGCCAGCAGGTCTACATCGTTTATCCGCTGGTCGAAGAGAGTGAGAAGCTCGACCTGCTGAACGCCTCGCAGATGGCCGAGCATCTACAGACGGCGGTCTTCCCCAACTTCCGCGTCGGCCTGATCCACGGGCGCATGAAGCAGGAAGAGAAGGACGCGGTGATGAATGACTTCCGCCGCGGCGCGATTCACCTCCTGGTCGCGACAACGGTGATCGAAGTCGGCGTGGATGTGCCGAACGCGTCGGTGATGATCATCGAGCATGCCGAGCGCTTTGGCCTGTCACAGCTCCATCAGTTGCGCGGGCGCGTCGGCCGCGGCGACGAACAGGCGTACTGCATCCTGCTCGCAGGCGACAAGCGCACCGCCGAAGCGCGCGAGCGTTTGCAGATTATGGAAGAGACCAGCGACGGCTTTAAGGTTGCCGAGAAAGACTTGGAGCTGCGCGGGCCGGGCGAAGTGATGGGCACACGGCAATCGGGGGTGCCGGCTTTTCGCGTCGGCAATCTGGTGCGCGATTATAAGATTCTGGAGCTGGCGCGGCGCGAGGCCGACTACATGCTGACGACGCGACGCAACACGCGCGAGACGGCGCAACTGGTCGAACTGGTGCGCCGGCAGCCGAAGTTCGGATTGGCCGCCGTGGGGTGA
- a CDS encoding AAA family ATPase — MTSSIQARKLVALNPEIKSARAMEFEAGLRARVIGQDRSIRSITSLYQVFHAGMTNPTRPLGSMLFLGPTGSGKTHVVEAAAEILFGTRNAVVKIDCAEFQHSHEIAKLIGSPPGYLGHRETAPMLTQENLDKYHTEANPFTLVLFDEIEKASDALWQLLLGVLDKATLTLGDNRKVDFSQTMIFLTSNLGAQEMSELITGSIGFAPARGKELVENDLDQKIYRTASEAARRKFSPEFMNRIDKTVVFRSLKHEELRKILDLELHAVQQRINEGTGERFYITATETAKEFLLSEGIELRYGARHLKRAVERFIVNPLANLSATGQVRLGDVVVVDLNDESGKLTFYRDEAETSRAAAAAEKLRADMEQTPIAA; from the coding sequence ATGACGAGCAGTATTCAGGCAAGAAAGTTGGTCGCGCTCAATCCAGAGATCAAGAGTGCGCGCGCTATGGAATTTGAAGCAGGCTTGCGCGCTCGGGTCATCGGCCAGGATCGCAGCATTCGCAGCATCACTTCGCTGTATCAGGTTTTCCACGCCGGGATGACCAACCCGACGCGCCCGCTCGGCTCAATGTTGTTTCTCGGGCCGACGGGTTCGGGCAAGACCCATGTCGTCGAAGCGGCGGCGGAAATCCTCTTCGGCACGCGCAACGCTGTGGTGAAGATCGATTGCGCGGAGTTTCAGCACTCGCATGAGATCGCCAAGCTGATCGGCTCGCCGCCGGGCTACCTCGGTCACCGCGAGACCGCGCCGATGCTGACGCAGGAGAACCTCGATAAGTATCACACCGAGGCCAACCCGTTCACTCTCGTTCTGTTCGACGAGATCGAGAAGGCGAGCGACGCGCTCTGGCAGTTGCTGCTGGGCGTGCTCGACAAAGCGACGTTGACCCTGGGCGACAACCGCAAGGTGGACTTCTCGCAGACGATGATCTTTCTGACGTCGAACCTCGGCGCTCAGGAGATGAGCGAGTTGATCACCGGCTCAATCGGCTTCGCGCCGGCGCGCGGCAAAGAGCTGGTCGAAAACGACCTCGACCAGAAGATCTACCGCACGGCGTCGGAAGCGGCGCGGCGCAAGTTTTCGCCGGAGTTCATGAACCGCATAGACAAGACGGTGGTCTTCCGCAGCCTCAAGCACGAAGAGCTGCGCAAGATTCTAGACCTTGAGCTGCACGCCGTACAGCAGCGCATCAACGAAGGCACCGGCGAGCGCTTCTACATCACGGCGACCGAGACGGCGAAAGAGTTCCTGTTGAGCGAAGGCATCGAGCTGCGCTACGGTGCGCGTCACCTGAAGCGCGCCGTCGAGCGCTTCATCGTCAACCCGCTGGCGAATTTGTCGGCCACCGGGCAGGTGCGGCTCGGCGACGTGGTGGTGGTCGATTTGAACGACGAGAGCGGCAAGCTGACCTTCTACCGCGACGAGGCGGAAACCTCGCGCGCCGCCGCGGCGGCAGAAAAGCTGCGCGCAGACATGGAGCAAACGCCCATCGCTGCGTGA
- a CDS encoding SDR family oxidoreductase, which translates to MKLDGKVAIITGGGHGIGRAIALRFAAAGAGVVVSGTSAEALEKTARDLEASGARAISVIADVADEAAVEQLVAQTLAEFGRIDILVNNAGIAGPTAPITEVRREDWERTLAVNLTGAFLCAKHALPHMIARQDGRIINITSIAGLQAYALRSPYCASKWAMIGLTQTLAEEAGRHNITANAIAPGPVNGPRIEAVIRNRAAQMNVTVEEMTRQYVEPTALKRMVEEDDIAALALFLAANEGRNITGETFNVSGGYRLA; encoded by the coding sequence ATGAAGCTTGACGGCAAAGTGGCAATCATCACGGGCGGCGGGCATGGCATTGGGCGCGCCATCGCTTTACGTTTCGCGGCGGCGGGCGCCGGAGTCGTCGTCAGCGGCACGTCGGCTGAAGCGCTCGAAAAGACGGCGCGCGATCTCGAAGCGAGCGGCGCGCGCGCCATCAGCGTAATCGCCGACGTTGCCGACGAAGCGGCGGTCGAGCAACTCGTGGCGCAGACGCTCGCCGAATTCGGGCGCATAGACATACTGGTCAACAACGCCGGCATCGCCGGGCCGACCGCGCCTATCACAGAGGTCCGCCGCGAAGACTGGGAGCGCACGCTGGCCGTCAACCTGACGGGCGCGTTCCTCTGCGCCAAGCACGCGCTGCCGCACATGATTGCGCGGCAGGACGGGCGCATCATCAACATTACTTCGATTGCCGGGTTGCAGGCGTACGCGCTGCGCAGCCCTTACTGCGCCTCGAAGTGGGCAATGATCGGGCTGACTCAGACGCTCGCCGAAGAAGCGGGACGGCACAACATCACGGCCAACGCCATCGCTCCCGGCCCGGTCAATGGCCCGCGCATCGAAGCGGTCATTCGCAATCGCGCCGCGCAAATGAATGTCACGGTCGAAGAGATGACGCGCCAGTACGTCGAGCCGACGGCGCTCAAACGCATGGTCGAAGAAGACGACATCGCGGCCCTCGCTCTGTTTCTGGCCGCGAACGAAGGCCGCAACATCACCGGCGAGACTTTCAATGTTTCGGGCGGCTACCGGCTGGCTTGA
- a CDS encoding HD domain-containing phosphohydrolase: MRWIDMSDYNRGARAYWWLTTLGGAVAVSGAVVSLARMDQVRGLEVAALMVVVYLAGLRPVRVPSTQVIITPGDIFMYLSALFLGAPAATLVGVTDAFSASYRLSQRWTSRLGGPALMAIAVFLSANFFERELEWLRRNDLFSQAALLGALLLFALLHFLLNTALLALHQSFKRRTSLVKLWWANYSWAIVTYTASASAAGIIYLGIKNYGITSLLAAGPFVAVIFATCHFYFKQADERARASERISRMHLATVEALATAIDAKDQVTHDHVYRVQVYATGLARHFGLSELDIEALKAGALLHDVGKIAVPDYILNKPGKLTAAEFEKMKIHTVVGAQILERVGFPYPVVPIVRHHHERWDGKGYPDGLKDKQIPMTARILTVVDCFDAVREDRQYRKAMTRDEACAFLRQYAGSQFDPQMVEAFLSNLPQYEQEIAAHKASLAPLLSPTTQAGLSESALQAVPAAGLAQAVSEPPDYVKQIHASHAEVAALYEMAQTFSASLDVRDVVTLTVNRIERIVPFTTCAIYLREPDDSCVAAYVFGQHAERIRGSRLAAGHGIAGWVVINGRAMSNTDPMLDLQETLGVSEAGYRTAAVYPLMSGDEAIGALALYSSTLDGYNGDHLHLLESVARLASTALQHAQLYEQTRVSAQTDALTGLPNGRALYARFAQDLAEAQAQGGLLTVLSFNLAGMRAVNDTFGYQVGDQMLAEAARRLRRVIGKSGMLSRIAGDEFICLLNGHNSDEAGELGLRARAEIEALKLEARPGLLAQVGLNFGVAECAADGRTMDELLLAAALAMRQNKIARQPLPAESPLPTPASDSPVGFVNVITS, encoded by the coding sequence ATGCGATGGATTGATATGTCGGACTACAACCGCGGCGCGCGCGCTTACTGGTGGCTGACCACCTTAGGCGGCGCCGTTGCGGTGTCAGGCGCGGTCGTCAGCCTCGCGCGCATGGATCAAGTCAGAGGACTTGAAGTAGCCGCCTTGATGGTTGTGGTATATCTCGCTGGCCTGCGGCCGGTGCGCGTTCCTAGCACACAGGTCATCATCACGCCCGGCGACATCTTTATGTATCTCAGCGCGCTTTTCCTGGGCGCGCCCGCCGCCACACTGGTCGGCGTCACCGACGCTTTCAGCGCTTCCTACAGACTATCGCAGCGCTGGACGAGCCGCCTGGGCGGCCCGGCGTTGATGGCCATTGCGGTTTTTCTCTCCGCCAATTTTTTCGAGCGCGAGCTGGAGTGGCTGCGCCGCAACGATCTGTTCAGCCAGGCAGCGCTGCTCGGCGCGCTGCTGCTGTTTGCCCTGCTGCATTTCTTGTTGAACACCGCGCTGCTGGCGCTTCACCAATCGTTCAAGCGGCGCACCTCTCTGGTCAAGCTGTGGTGGGCGAACTATTCGTGGGCGATTGTCACCTACACCGCCAGCGCCTCGGCTGCCGGGATCATTTACCTGGGCATCAAGAATTATGGCATCACGTCGCTGCTCGCCGCCGGGCCGTTTGTGGCGGTGATCTTTGCCACCTGCCACTTCTACTTCAAGCAGGCCGACGAACGCGCCCGCGCCAGCGAGCGCATCAGCCGCATGCACCTGGCGACGGTCGAAGCCTTAGCGACAGCCATTGATGCGAAAGATCAGGTGACGCACGACCACGTCTATCGCGTGCAGGTCTACGCTACGGGCCTGGCGCGCCATTTCGGCCTGAGCGAGCTGGATATCGAGGCGCTCAAGGCAGGCGCGCTGCTGCACGATGTCGGCAAGATCGCCGTGCCCGATTACATCCTCAACAAGCCGGGCAAGCTGACCGCCGCCGAGTTCGAGAAGATGAAGATTCACACCGTCGTCGGCGCGCAGATTCTTGAGCGCGTCGGCTTCCCTTATCCGGTGGTGCCCATCGTCCGCCATCACCACGAGCGATGGGACGGCAAGGGCTATCCCGATGGCCTGAAGGACAAGCAGATTCCGATGACGGCGCGCATCCTCACGGTCGTAGATTGCTTCGACGCGGTGCGCGAAGACCGCCAGTATCGCAAGGCGATGACGCGCGACGAAGCCTGCGCTTTCCTGCGCCAGTACGCCGGCTCGCAATTCGATCCGCAGATGGTTGAAGCCTTCCTGAGCAATCTGCCGCAGTACGAGCAGGAGATTGCGGCGCACAAAGCGAGCCTCGCGCCGTTGCTGTCGCCGACGACGCAAGCGGGGCTGTCGGAAAGCGCGCTGCAAGCCGTACCGGCGGCGGGATTGGCGCAGGCCGTCAGCGAGCCGCCCGATTACGTCAAACAGATTCACGCCTCGCATGCGGAAGTCGCGGCGCTTTACGAGATGGCGCAGACCTTCAGCGCCAGCCTCGACGTGCGCGACGTGGTGACGCTCACGGTCAACCGCATCGAGCGCATCGTTCCGTTTACGACCTGCGCGATCTATCTGCGCGAGCCGGATGATTCGTGCGTGGCGGCTTATGTGTTTGGCCAGCACGCCGAGCGGATACGCGGCAGCCGTCTGGCCGCCGGCCACGGCATTGCCGGCTGGGTAGTAATCAATGGGCGAGCCATGAGCAACACCGATCCAATGCTCGACCTGCAAGAAACGCTGGGCGTCAGCGAAGCGGGCTATCGCACGGCAGCAGTCTATCCGCTGATGAGCGGCGACGAGGCCATCGGCGCGCTCGCCCTCTACAGCAGCACCCTGGATGGTTATAACGGCGACCACTTGCACTTGCTGGAATCGGTGGCGCGGCTGGCTTCGACGGCGTTGCAGCATGCGCAGCTCTACGAACAGACCAGGGTGAGCGCGCAGACCGACGCGCTGACGGGATTGCCGAACGGGCGGGCGTTGTATGCGCGCTTCGCGCAAGACCTGGCCGAAGCACAAGCGCAGGGCGGATTGCTAACCGTGCTTTCGTTCAATCTCGCGGGCATGCGCGCCGTCAATGACACGTTTGGTTATCAGGTCGGCGACCAGATGCTCGCCGAAGCGGCGCGGCGCTTGCGGCGGGTGATCGGCAAGTCGGGGATGCTGAGCCGCATCGCCGGCGACGAGTTTATCTGCTTGCTCAACGGCCACAACAGCGACGAGGCCGGCGAGCTCGGTTTGCGGGCGCGCGCCGAGATCGAGGCGCTCAAGCTCGAAGCGCGGCCCGGTTTGTTGGCGCAGGTCGGCTTGAATTTCGGCGTCGCCGAATGTGCCGCCGATGGCCGGACGATGGATGAATTGCTGCTCGCCGCCGCACTGGCCATGCGGCAAAACAAGATTGCCCGCCAGCCGCTCCCCGCGGAATCGCCCCTGCCCACGCCGGCAAGCGATTCGCCCGTCGGCTTCGTCAACGTGATTACTTCGTGA
- a CDS encoding S8 family peptidase yields MIKTLALAVSSNLRRARSVVALGMILALLSLTLPLPRSHAQSPSPIYKLSVALQQALTSNDSLVWSNSLRQTVRALVQSNGAVTSALRSAITAAGGTVVRQFTSIDGLLAELPKSQLLNIAGRADVERITADHLAQQSASHLEVATGADLLRTYKPLTASFSGLDGSGVGIAILDSGIMSSHNEFGGLLGLSRVTATTDIVSSNTNLAVFEGLLGILGGLLPILSPNKDGYGHGSHVAAAAAGRNPGSGSARGYEGIAPGANLIDVRVLDGRGLGQASDVIAGIDWVIANRASKNIKVMNLSLGASSTESYVTDPLCRAVRRAVAAGITVVAAAGNYGQINGMEAYGTIAAPGNDPTVITVGAANTHQTDGRGDESVTYFSSRGPTRSHTTDAAGVNHYDHLLKPDLLAPGNRIVAAESKGSWLVSNYPQLHISGTGTAAFMQLSGTSIASPVVAGAVALLLQKNPGLTPPLVKAILQYTAQQVADANLVQQGAGLLNIEGATRLAGVLRQDIAQAVAQGTIHVGDTLLARNAVMPTPVSSIAGQSVAWGRYIFAGGSHLLAGQELFKRYQAFYNPALVWVRSSVTVNEDPILNVQLTTSGIIDADLIAGTSGIFITGTAIAAGLTAGQGMTLAEGMTLAEGFLLANGMTLAEGFLLANGMTLAEGFLLANGMTLAEGFLLANGMTLAESSNIGEP; encoded by the coding sequence ATGATAAAGACATTAGCCCTTGCTGTCAGCTCAAATCTGCGCCGCGCCCGCTCGGTGGTAGCGCTGGGAATGATCCTGGCGTTATTGAGTCTGACGCTGCCACTGCCGCGCTCGCATGCGCAATCCCCATCCCCTATCTATAAGCTGTCAGTCGCCTTGCAACAGGCGCTCACCAGCAACGACTCGCTGGTCTGGTCAAACTCGTTGCGGCAGACGGTGCGCGCCCTGGTTCAGAGCAACGGCGCGGTGACCTCGGCGCTGCGTTCGGCCATCACCGCAGCCGGCGGCACGGTGGTGCGCCAGTTCACCTCGATTGATGGGCTGCTGGCCGAATTGCCGAAGAGCCAGTTGCTGAACATCGCGGGGCGCGCAGATGTCGAGCGCATCACGGCGGATCATCTGGCACAGCAGAGCGCCAGCCATCTGGAAGTCGCCACCGGCGCCGACCTCTTGCGCACCTACAAGCCTTTGACCGCCAGCTTCAGCGGCCTCGATGGCAGCGGCGTCGGCATCGCCATTCTCGATTCCGGCATCATGTCCAGCCACAATGAGTTTGGCGGCCTGCTGGGACTCTCGCGGGTGACGGCGACGACCGACATCGTTTCCAGCAACACCAATCTGGCGGTTTTTGAAGGTCTGCTGGGCATCCTCGGCGGCTTGCTGCCGATTCTCAGCCCGAACAAAGACGGCTATGGCCACGGCTCGCACGTCGCCGCCGCCGCCGCCGGGCGCAACCCCGGCAGCGGCAGCGCCCGCGGCTATGAAGGCATCGCGCCCGGCGCCAACCTGATCGATGTGCGCGTGCTGGACGGGCGCGGCCTGGGGCAGGCGAGCGACGTCATCGCCGGCATTGACTGGGTCATCGCCAACCGCGCGTCGAAGAACATCAAGGTGATGAACCTGAGCCTCGGCGCGTCGTCCACGGAATCTTATGTGACCGACCCGCTGTGCCGCGCCGTGCGGCGGGCGGTCGCCGCAGGCATCACCGTCGTTGCCGCCGCCGGCAATTATGGCCAGATCAACGGCATGGAAGCCTACGGCACGATTGCCGCGCCGGGCAATGACCCGACGGTCATCACCGTCGGCGCCGCCAACACGCATCAGACGGACGGGCGCGGCGACGAATCGGTCACCTATTTCAGCTCGCGCGGGCCGACGCGCAGCCACACCACGGACGCCGCGGGCGTCAATCATTACGACCACCTGCTCAAGCCCGACCTGCTCGCGCCCGGCAACCGCATCGTCGCGGCGGAGTCGAAAGGCTCGTGGCTGGTGAGCAACTATCCGCAGCTACACATCAGCGGGACGGGCACCGCGGCCTTCATGCAGTTGAGCGGTACTTCAATCGCCTCGCCGGTGGTCGCGGGAGCCGTTGCGTTGCTGCTGCAAAAGAACCCCGGCCTGACGCCGCCGCTCGTCAAGGCGATCCTGCAATACACCGCACAGCAGGTGGCCGATGCCAACCTCGTGCAGCAGGGCGCGGGCCTGTTGAACATCGAAGGCGCGACACGTCTGGCGGGCGTCTTACGCCAAGACATCGCGCAGGCAGTCGCTCAGGGGACAATCCATGTCGGCGACACGCTGCTGGCGCGCAATGCCGTTATGCCGACGCCGGTTTCCAGCATCGCCGGCCAGAGCGTTGCGTGGGGCAGGTACATCTTCGCCGGCGGCTCGCACCTGCTTGCCGGCCAGGAGTTGTTCAAACGCTATCAGGCTTTCTATAACCCGGCGCTTGTCTGGGTGCGCAGCAGTGTCACGGTCAACGAAGACCCGATTCTGAACGTCCAGTTGACCACCTCTGGAATAATTGACGCGGACCTCATCGCCGGCACGAGCGGCATCTTCATCACCGGCACCGCCATTGCCGCCGGCCTGACTGCCGGCCAGGGGATGACGCTGGCCGAAGGCATGACGCTGGCCGAGGGCTTCTTGCTGGCAAACGGCATGACACTGGCCGAAGGCTTCCTGCTGGCAAACGGCATGACACTGGCCGAAGGCTTTCTGCTGGCCAATGGCATGACGCTGGCCGAAGGCTTCTTGCTGGCAAACGGCATGACGTTAGCAGAGTCGAGCAATATCGGTGAGCCATAA
- a CDS encoding ubiquinone/menaquinone biosynthesis methyltransferase — protein MKPTEKLDLKEHIASKEKKQRYVNRLFETIAARYDFFTAFMSYGMDRGWKREMIRMLKLKGGEATLDIACGTGDITFMTAAQLSTGRAVGLDITQAMLRIAERKRRERQVANLCFHRGDIMHLPFADQTFDCVTGGYALRNVPDVAGALLEIKRVLKPGGRLLSLDFGHPSNRLYRRAYLRYLSVVGSLVGLAMHGDADTYRYIPETLKLYPGQRGVCRMMQETGFVDAGFREFGGGIMAINYGTRPS, from the coding sequence ATGAAGCCGACAGAGAAACTCGATCTAAAAGAGCATATCGCCTCGAAGGAGAAGAAGCAGCGCTACGTCAATCGCCTGTTTGAAACGATTGCCGCGCGCTATGACTTCTTCACCGCCTTCATGTCTTATGGCATGGATCGCGGCTGGAAGCGCGAGATGATCCGCATGCTCAAGCTTAAAGGCGGCGAGGCGACGCTCGACATCGCCTGCGGCACCGGCGACATTACCTTTATGACCGCCGCGCAGTTGAGCACGGGCCGGGCAGTCGGGCTCGACATCACCCAGGCGATGCTGCGGATTGCCGAGCGCAAGCGCCGCGAGCGGCAGGTCGCCAACCTCTGCTTTCATCGCGGCGACATCATGCACCTGCCGTTTGCCGATCAAACGTTTGATTGCGTGACCGGCGGCTACGCGCTGCGCAACGTGCCGGACGTGGCGGGCGCGCTCCTAGAGATCAAGCGGGTGTTGAAACCGGGCGGGCGTTTGCTGTCGCTCGATTTCGGCCACCCGTCGAACCGGCTTTATCGCCGCGCCTACCTGCGCTATCTCTCGGTTGTCGGCTCGCTGGTCGGCTTAGCCATGCATGGCGATGCCGACACCTATCGCTATATCCCCGAAACCTTGAAGCTCTACCCCGGTCAGCGCGGCGTCTGCCGGATGATGCAAGAGACCGGCTTTGTTGACGCAGGCTTCCGCGAATTCGGCGGCGGCATCATGGCGATCAACTACGGCACGCGTCCTTCCTAG